One window from the genome of Populus alba chromosome 15, ASM523922v2, whole genome shotgun sequence encodes:
- the LOC118033474 gene encoding uncharacterized protein, with product MAHSTNHRRILASSLDFDSPVNHHPSSTSMDPTLKSKRHPKPTNPDPIVPTSELLFMSKSGLNLKTTQKPTKHLPSPQPNCLDIHSQAKAMTVSADFDACRFSIIKPKHQQPKKKVIGTKVVERLESKTATAKGDESSKDQKVKKLSSKDQQLDNRKKAEEFAGVDETKSKEVVTSTVKDKKEVKAHHDLLEWNDMNKSRPSVSLTGRRRSFCGSQVELTDFLASNGAKIVSVDMPPFMQIHAIRCARNTCDSLEKFTSRTLASTLKKDFDKTYGPAWHCIVGTSFGSFVTHSVGGFLYFSMDQKVYILLFKTTVQRAD from the exons ATGGCACACAGCACCAACCACAGGCGCATCTTAGCATCATCCCTAGACTTCGACTCCCCCGTTAATCACCATCCATCATCAACATCCATGGATCCCACTCTCAAAAGCAAAAGGCACCCCAAACCCACAAATCCAGATCCCATTGTACCCACTTCCGAACTTCTTTTCATGTCAAAATCAGGCCTCAATCttaaaacaacccaaaaacccACCAAGCACCTACCCTCACCGCAGCCTAATTGCTTAGATATCCACTCGCAAGCCAAAGCCATGACTGTCTCTGCTGATTTTGATGCTTGCAGGTTCTCAATCATCAAACCGAAGCACCAGCAGCCCAAGAAGAAGGTTATCGGAACAAAAGTAGTGGAAAGATTAGAGAGCAAAACAGCAACCGCGAAGGGAGACGAATCATCTAAAGATCAGAAGGTCAAGAAACTGTCATCTAAGGATCAGCAGCTGGACAATAGGAAGAAAGCTGAAGAGTTTGCAGGAGTGGATGAAACGAAATCCAAGGAAGTGGTAACTTCTACGGTGAAAGATAAGAAGGAAGTGAAGGCTCATCATGATCTACTTGAATGGAATGATATGAACAAGAGCAGGCCATCAGTTTCATTGACGGGAAGGAGGAGATCCTTCTGTGGGTCACAAGTAGAGTTGACAGATTTTCTTGCAAGCAACGGAGCTAAGATTGTTTCAGTTGACATGCCACCATTTATGCAGATCCACGCTATTCGTTGCGCCAGGAATACTTGTGATAGTCTCGAGAAGTTCACCTCCAGGACCCTTGCATCCACCCTCAAGAag GACTTTGACAAGACATATGGGCCTGCTTGGCACTGCATTGTGGGGACAAGTTTTGGGTCTTTTGTGACGCATTCAGTTGGGGGATTTCTATATTTCTCCATGGATCAAAAGGTGTACATCTTGTTGTTCAAGACTACAGTACAAAGAGCAGATTGA